The genomic segment AAAGGTCCTTCTTGCTTGCTGTCCTCCCTGGCATTTCACTCGCTTTGGATCTCAACAGAGGTCCTGGTTGCAACACCGACCGGCAGGCGCCCTTATGGTGTTGGCAGCAGCATGTGTATTCCCGGGCTCGCCCCGTAGATGGAGTAGCAACCCGGCTTCCTGCCAGTCTTCACGGTACGTCTCCGGGCAAAGGCTCGTACAGTTGCCGCTTCAATTGATTTATCGACGAGATTCACTGCTGCTTTAGCCGATAGACAGCGCGTCATCGCGGGACTAAACTCAACGGAAGCACGGAAAGGGAGCTCAGAAAGTATGAAACGTGTTGCGCGCAGCCACGACTCTCTGAAGTACACTCTGGACCATCGTCACTCTCCCGTTCTGGAAGTCGAGCAGGACGAGCCCTTCATCCTCGAAACGGAAGACGCTCCCTCGGGAACCTACCGCCGTCCTGAAGATGCCGCGCAACTCCTTAACGCCTGGTACCTGAATTATTCTCCGCCCAAGGCCAATCCAGTTACGGGGCCTGTTTACATTCGAGGGGCAGAAGCGGGGGACACGCTGGTGGTCGAAATCGACAAGCTGGAACTCGACGAGCAGAGCGTCACCTACTGGCGCCCCGGACACAAGCCCCTGGGAGATTCCGCTCGTTGGAAAGAGTTGAGCACTCTGACATTCGCCATCGGTCGCCACGAAAACGGTGAAGTAGTCCTCAATGAGGCTGTCACGTGGGAGGATGGCCAGGTCCGCAGACACCCGCTGGGCCTGCGCTTCCCGCAGTCACCCTTTATCGGTACGATTGCCGTGGCGCCCGAGCGCGAAGTTGCGACACCCGGCCTCGGCCAGGGAAGTTGGGGCGGCAATATGGACGTGCGCGACATCCATCCTAGTACGCGGATTCTGATTCCCTGCTACCACTCCGGCGCGCTGCTTTATGTGGGCGACGTCCATGCCTGCCAGGGCGACACCGAGTTCTACGGAACCGCCATGGAAACCCGCAGCACGGTGACACTGCGATGTGGGCTCCTCAAGGGGAAGAACAAGCCCTTCGTGCGCCTTGAGAAACAGGAGAGTCTGATTTCGCTTGCCTGCGCCAAACCGCTGGAGGAGGCTGTGTGGCGCGCCAGCATCCAATTGATGGATTGGTTGATGGAAGACTACGGATGCACCCAGCGCATGGCCTACCTGCTGCTGGGCGTCAATCCCGACTTCCGCGTCAATGTCTACCAGATGGCTCCCATCGCCAGCCTGCAGTACACCGCCGGCGCGGAGATACTGAAGAAGTCGATCCCCGGTTTCCACTGAACGAGTCGGGCAGGAACCCGCCTGGAATGCTTCACGCGGTTTTCTGGCGCACGGGCGTGGTTCCTGGACTGATCTGTGGCACGGGCATTCTCGCCGGTGCTGTGGTCAAAGGACACGGCCAGGATGGCCGTGCCACAAAACCGGAACCGAACCGGGTCACCACGCGCCCGCGCGCTGCTTGACACTGCGTTGCCGGAAACATAAGATTCACCCTTTACAAAAGCCATTGCCCCCTGGTTCCCATTGGCGTGACGCGCAGCAACTCGACGCTATGCGCGGACAGCCGACAGCAGCAGATGTCGCGTTTGTCTCGTCGAAACTCCGGGTTCCAGCGGACTGGAGAATGAAAGTGGAAGCCACCGTTCTATACCAGGAAAAGAAACGCAGTGGAGGCGAGTGGGCGGAGATCACGCTCAACCGGCCGCAGAAAGGTAATGCCATCACGCTGCCAATGCTCGACGAAATCGAGGGCTACGTTCACGGGTTGAAAGCGGCAAAAAACATCCGTGCGCTGGTGTTGCGCGGGAACGGGCGCTTCTTCTGCACGGGAGGAGACATCGAGGCCTGGGGCGCTCTCACTCCCAATGCAATGTCCAATCAATGGGTCCTCCGCGGCATCCAGGTTCTTGAGATGGTCGCGGCCTTGCCGCAGCCGGTCATTGCCGCGATTTCCGGCCACGCCCTGGGCGGCGGGCTCGAACTCGCGCTGATGGCGGACCTTCGAGTTGCGGTGAAAGCAGCGAAGCTTGGCACTCCGGAAGTGGGGTTGGGCATGATTTCGGGCTGGACGGGGGTTTGTCGGCTCGCCGAAATCGTCGGCGTGGCCCGCGCTCGGGAGCTTACGCTGCTAGGCTCTCCAATTTCTGCTGAAAAAGCTTACGAGTGGGGACTTTTGAACGCCGTTGCCGATGACCCTGACACCATGGAAATCCAGATCGAGGCCTGGCTTCGCCAGATTTTCGCGAACTCGGGGGCTGCCATGGCCCTGACGAAAAGTTTGTTGCAATCCATGCACGCCGACTTCAGCCTTCATCACGCGGCGGCCGCTGGCCTTGCGCGATCGACGGAGGATTCGAGGGAAGGCATCGCGGCTTTTCGGGCTAAAAGGAAACCGGTTTTTCGAAACCGCTAAGTATTTCAGCATGAGCAAGCCCAGGTTCCTCAGTGCGGCAGAGGCCGCAAGGATGATTCGGGACGGCGATATCGTGGCCGTCAGCGGCAACGGCGCGGGGATGACTTCCGCCGAAGCGATTTTTGCCGCCATAGAGAAGCGCTTCCTCGAAACGGGCGAGCCGCGCGGGATCACTCTGGTCCACTCCCTGGGGCTCGGCGACCGAGGCGAAATGGGGGCCAATCGCTTCGCGCACGAGGGGATGCTGGCCAGGGTCATCGCAGCGCATTTCACCTGGTCGGCCCGCATCCAGCAACTTATCCGCGACGAAAAGATTGAAGCCTACTGTTTTCCCGGCGGCGTGGTGCAGCAGCTCCTGCGGGAGATTGGCGCCGGGCGGCCCGGCCTCATTACCCATACCGGGCTGGGCACCTTCGTAGACCCGCGGCAGGATGGCGGCCGCTGCAACAGACGGAGCACGTCTGAACTGGTGGAGCTGATGAATATCGATGGGCGCGAGCTGCTGCGTTACAAGCCCTTCAAGGTGGACGTCGCCATCATTCGCGGCACTTATGCCGACTTGAAGGGAAACATCAGCCCTGAAGAGGAAGCTGTTGACCTCGACATTTACACCATGGCCATGGCGGCGCACAATTCTAATGGCACGGTTCTGGCGCAGGTCCGCGAGGTGGTCAAGCCGGGAACTTTGAAAGCCAGAAGCGTACACGTGCCCGGCATCATGGTTGATGCTGTGGTCGAAGATCCCGCGCAGGAATTGTTCTACGGCCTGCCCTATGATCCCACCATCAGCGGCTCTCAGCGGGCGCCCCTCAAGCGATTGTCCAACGAACTCCCCGCTAAACTCGCGCGGCGCATCATTGCCCGGCGCGCGGCAATGGAGCTTCGCCCCGGAGCATCTGTAAATTTTGGGTTCGGAATTCCCGGCGGAATCTTCGGCGTCATCGCCGAGCAGGGCGTCGAAGACGATCTCTGGATGAGCGTCGAACAGGGCACCCACAACGGCCGCATGCTGGATGAGCGGCTGTTTGGGGCTGCGCGCAACCCCGATGCGCTGGTCCCCTCGGTGGACCAATTCGATTTTTACAGCGGCGGCGGCATCGACCAGACCTTCCTGGGCATGGGCGAGGCGGACGCAGAGGGAAACGTGAACGTCTCGCACCTGGGCGGCCATCTGGTGGGTCCCGGTGGGTTCATGGAAATTGCGCAGAATGCGAAGTGCGTGGTGTTCTGCGGCGCTTTTGACGCCCAGGGCAGCGAGGTTGCATTCGAAGGCGGGAAGCTGCGCATCGTGAGTCCGGGCAGGATTCAGAAGTTCGTCAAAGCCGTGGAACGCATTACCTTCTCCGGGCAATACGCCCGGCAGAAGAAACAGGAAGTCCTCTACGTCACCGAGCGTTGCGTGTTTCGGCTCGACGCGGAAGGTTTGCGCCTCACCGAGATTGCACCGGGAATAGATCCCGAGCGCGACATTTTTCCCTACATGGCGTTCCGGCCGATCGTCGATGAGGTCAAACAGATGGCCGACGCCTGTTTTGTGTGAACAGCTTATGCCAAAACGCCAGCTCAAACTGAAAGGCAAGATTGCGATGGAGGATGCAAAAGGCAGGCAACTGCCGCCGGGCGACTACTGGTTTGAAGACCTTCACGAGGGCGACTGGTTTGAAACAGGGCGTATTATGGTCACCGAGGCCCACATCGTCAATTTCGCCGGACTGTCCGGAGATTTTTTTGACGTTCACATGGACGACGATTTTGCGCGCGCGCAGGGCTTTCCGCGGCGCGTTGCGCACGGGCTGCTGGGATTGGCGCTTGCCGATGGACTTAAGAACCGGGCCTCGGTTCGCCTGATGGTGGCCGCATCGCTCGGGTGGAACTGGCAGTTCACCGGCCCGATCTTCGCCGGCGACCGGATCGGCGCCAGAATCACCGTCATCGAGAAACGCCTGTCCAGCAAGGGAAAGGCAATCGTGACGCTCCATCTTGAAGTAACCCAGCAGGAAGGCCGTGTGGTGCAGAAGGGTGAAACAACGCTGCTGGCGAGATCAAAACTCCGGATGGCAACCTGACCCCTTCTTTCTTCACCTGCTGACACTTCAGAGCACTCGATTGCAAAGTTGCCGGAGAATGTTACAGGCAGGAATATTGGGGTGAGCGACGGGGTTCGAACCCGCGACTTCCAGATCCACAATCTGGCGCTCTACCGGCTGAGCTACGCTCACCACAAGGCGGTTGAGATTTTGACGCCTCGTTTTATCTAACCATTGAGACGGCGAAAGTGTCAACGGCAAGCAAAGGCTGAACTAGTCCGAGGCTTCCGATCCGATATCCAGCGGGTCCCCGTAATGCTCAACGGTAGGGAACGGGTCGTAGAAATGGTGCAAGAGATCGCGCCATTTTTGATATCGCTCGGACTTGCGAAAATCTACAGTATGGTTCTCCAGATTCTGCCACGTAACCGACAGCAAATAGCGATTGGGCCTTTCAACACATCGCCGGACTTTGATGCTCCTAAAACCGGGCGTGGCTGCGATCAGCGGGCGAGCAGCTTGCATTGCGGCCTCGAAATCACTTTCCTGTCCGTTCCGCACATTTAGAATTGCCACCTCTAAAATCATTTGACCGGCTGCCTCCCAATTTCCCTAACCACACATGGGCCATTTTGTACGCTTTCCGCGCTGTCGAGCAGATTCCAACACACGAACCCCAACGACATAACCAACCGTTGGGCCAGCAGAAAGCGGCGCCGTCAGTGTGTGATCAGGACTTTCGTGTCGCTCTTGTTGACTGGAATTTCCTGAAGCTCAGTAGGCTGCTGGCAGCAGACGCAATTTCCCGGCCCTTGTCCTACGATGTTGCAGGTCTCGCAATAATATCGGACGCGATAGACCTCTCCATTGTGGACGGTGAAGATGTTGTCCACACGGAAATTTCCGTCCGCCTGATACTCGCCTTTCAGCCGCACATCATCGTTTCGAAGCCGCTGGTCTTCGAGCGTGCGGAAAATATAATCATAACGGCCGGCCAGAGGAATTTGTTTCGTCGCGGTTTTCACCACCGGACCGCTTCCTTGAAGGAACAGAAGTTTCCCTTGCAGGGTTTTCTGGGAAGCTTGAGTGTCCGCGGCACGGGCCGGGCCGGCGCCCAATAAGAGCGCAAGACCACACATCAACAGCGCCACGAGTGCAAGATGACGAGGCGGGGGGCTTAACGCGCCCGGCAAATTATTCGCCGGAGAAACGGCTTTTAGGAACTTCATAATGCTCTCCACCGCTGACGGCTGGAGCGCGAGGCCCGTCAGCCCTGGTACTGCCCCACCAGCACAATTGCCAGCGGCAATTTTGATCCGTTCCCAAGCTGCGACTCCATCTGCAGCGCCCAGTTCTGGGAGTAGTCCTGGAACACAGCCGGGAACGTCTTGTTGCTGTCGCTCACCGAATCCATGATCATCACGCCTGGATGTCCGGTATCGGTGGCCTGGCGCGACAGCTTGAGGGCGTCGTCGAACGATACAGCCTTGTCGGCGTCCGTGTCCTTGGCAGCGGGCGTGAGGAGGAGGAAATCGCGGTACTGGCTGACGCCCATATGGTTTCCGTCCTCCGGAACCAGCTCATAGCGGAGGGTGTAATATCCCGCCTTGATGGCCTGTCCGCGATAGTCTTTTGAATCTTCCGGGAAATGAATCACGCCCACCAGCGATCCCTGCGCGATCTTGCCGTAAAGGACATTCGACGCCGTTTCGGGGCTCGAGGCGGGCGCAAGGTCCTTGCGCAACCACACTTCGCACAGCGACTTCCCGGAACTGTCTACAAGGCTCTCGCCTTGCGGCCGAAGATTGGTTTGGATGGCTTGCGGGACATCACCTCCAGGCGGACCCTGGGTCGCCTGTATTTTGTAGGTGCCCTGAGCGAAGGCAGCAACGCCGAGAGCCAGAATAGAAGCCGCCGAAAAAGCTACGAGCCGTCGCATCTAGAACCTCCCTGAGTGACTTGCCGGATTTTGGAGCAGATGGAACGGGAAGCAGGAACACTTACCGCTTCCCATTCTGGAGGCGCATTCTTTCATCACCCTCGAACGCGTCAGTCCGTAAAGGTGCCGACAAAGGCGCTGCGAGCATTCCGGTTGGTCCACACGACGCCCAGGCCCTGGCCGTTAAACGCGTCTTCCTCGCTGAACGCCGGCATCGAGTGGTTAGTCCGGGTCAGAGGCGGATAATACACCGTCTCATTGCCGCACATGATGTCACCCTGGCACAGGGAACGTGTTTTCACCACGGCGAGGTCGCCCGCCTTCAGCACGTCGGTCCCGTGGTCTGCTCCTTGACCCACTTCCAGACTGATGGGAGCGATGTCCACGCGCACCACGCGGTCCACCAGCTTGCCTGCCCGCGCCTTCACGAAGCTCACCAGAGCTTCCCGCTGCTGCGAGGTGGCAGCACGGTCAAGAATCAGCACCGATTCGCTCGGATAGGGATTCCGGTATGGATCTCCGAGAGTTGCTTTGGCTTTCACCACCGCAACCACCGTCAAGCCGCTCAAATCAGTACCTTCCCATGATCCTTTATTGATCTTCCACGCCAGGATCGCCTGCTTCCCAGTCAGATCAACCTCTGAATTGGCATAGCAAGGTCCTGTCCACACGTCCGCGCTCCTAACTTCCAGATAATCGCCGGTCACGGCCGCCTTCGCCGGAACCACCGCCAGCCCCAGAAGAATAAAAGCCGCCAGACCTGCCCCGAAAACGTTCCGCATATTTGACCTCCTTCAACTGCTTATGCGTTGTTGCCCCAAAACGGGATACCAATATTTTAGCTCAGGATAAAATAAGGCATCAACCCTAAGATGCCCTAAAAGCTCCTTAGGTAACTGGAAAAGTTGAGATGAAGGGCGCGAGGCATGCACTTTTGCAAGCGCACACCCGCACTCTCACGATGCACTCTGTGGACAGGGTGACCGGAGGCCTAAAGAGGGTCGTAGCAGCTCCGGCCGGGTTTGCAGCTTTCAGGTTCGGCAATCTGGCCATCTGGCCCCAGGCACGTGTGGGTGTGAACGCACCAGTGAATGCCGCTGCTCATGCTGGGAATCCTGGGATCAGGCTCAGCGTGGATAAACGTTTCCTTCGAATGAAGGCAACGGCACGTGGCGTGACCAATGATATTGGCGTTCAAAGGTTCAGGCATATCACGCTTCTCCTTTCGCTGCACTCATCAGGGCGCGCTTTACGGCTACGCGGGCGAGCTGCACTTTGTAACCGTTCTGGCTCAAGGGCGTCGCTTTGCTCACCGCCGCTTTGCCGGCAGCGTCCGCCACTTCCTCACTAAGTTCCTTCCCGTTCAGGGCTTCTTCGGCCTCAGGAGAGGGCCAGGGAACGGGCGCCACGTGCCCTAGGACCACGCGGGCGCTCTTCACGGTGTTTCCGTCCATCTGCAACGCCACGGCTGCGGCCGCAAGAGGCCAGTCCAGGCCCTCCTTTTCCCGGATTTCGTACGTCGCAGTTTTGGCGCCACCGGCCGCCACCGTGATTTCTGTCAGGATTTCGTCCGGCTTGATCACGTATTCGCGTTCGTCTTCCGACTTTGGCGTCTGGTAGAACTTGCTCAGTTCCACCTCGCGTTGGCCCTCCGGTCCGTGCAGTGTCACTTTGGCATCCAGCGCAATCAGGATGGGAGCCAGGCTGGACGGATTTACAAAATAGGCCGGCCCGGAATTGCCCAGAATAGCCGAGTAGTAATTCTGGCCGTCGGGAATCAGCGGCTTGCCATCGTGCTGCGCCAGCAGGCCGTACCCATTGCGGAAGTACCAGTCACGGGGCCGCTGAAGCAGTTCGCCGCCCACGGTTCCCATGTGGCGCATCTGTTCGCCGCGAACGCCATCCGCCGCCTGGTAGATTCCGGGGTAATTTTGCCGGACCGCAGAATCCAGGAGCTGGCGGATGGTCACCAGCGCTCCCAGCCGCAATCCTCCTGACGTGCGAATCTGGTCCAGCGCCTTCACATTCTTCAGGCTCACCACGCGTTTGGGAGTCACCACCCCGTCCTTCATGGCGCTGATCAGGTCGGTTCCTCCAGCCATAATCTCGGTGCCGCCCCAACTGCTGCCCAGCAGCTTGACGGCGCCCTGCACGCTCTTTGGACTTGCGTATTCGAAGGCTTGCATCAGGCCATCTCTCCTTTCTCAAGTGCCGCAAGGACCTTGTCAGGGGTCAGTGGAAGAGTAGGTACCCGGACGCCGATGGCATTGGCGACAGCATTGGATATGGCCGCCCCGGGAGAAATCACTGGCGGCTCGCCAAGTCCGATCACGCCTCGCTCATCATATCCAGGCCCTGTCATCATGTGGACGATGAATTCTCCAAAATCGCCGATCGTGGCCAGCTTGTAGAACTCCATGTTCGGGTTAAGCATCACACCGAGCGTCTCGTCCATCACTTTCTGCTCAAACAACGCGTAAGTGACGCCCATGATCAGCGCGCCGTACACCTGGCTTTCGGCCGTCTTCATGTCAATGATCAGGCCGCAGTCCTGCGCGGCGACGAGGCGGTTCACCTTCACCTGGCCCGTCTCCGTGTCCACCGAGACGTCCGCAATCTGCACCCCGCCCACGCCGCTGTCACCCAGGTGGCAGGGACCGGGATTTCTGCCCGTAGTCTGAACGGTTTTCACTCCCAGTTTGGCGCAGGCCTCTTTCCATGTCAGGCTCTTCGAGGGATCGCTTTTCACCTGGATCTTTCCATTCCAGGCCTCCAGGTCCGCGGGTTGAGCGCCGAGTGATGGAGCTACCGCGGCGAACAGTTCATCGCGCGCATCAACAGCGCCGCGGCGCGTGGATGTGGAGACTCCGCCCACCGTGGTGCTTCCGCCGCTCGCGCCCGAGGCTGGATATTTGCTGGTGCCAATCTCAACCTTCACCGCATCAACCGGAAGGCCAAGCGTCTCCGCCACGCTAATTGCAATCACGGTGCGGGTCCCCGTCCCCAGGTCCTGGCTTCCCAGTTGCGCGGTGACAGAACCGTCCGGACGAATCGTGATGCTGCACGTGCTGTTGTGGCCGCGTCCGCCCCACGTGTGCATGCTCACGCCCATGCCTCGCTTGACGTGCCCGGCGGTTTTGTCGCCACGGGGATGCCAGTTCTTCTTCCAGTCGGCAAGTTCCGCAGCCTTGTGCAGCTCGTCTGTGTACGATTTCCGCAGAACTTCCGGCGCCAGATTCACGTTTTTCAACAGAAGCTCGACGGGATCCATCTGGAGCTTGTGGGCCATATCGTCCAGGGCGCTCATCGTGATCAAACATCCCTGAGGATGGTTTGGCGCTCGCCAGGCGCGCGCTTCGCCGATATTGGCCAGGACCGCCGTATGCTTCCAGTGGCGGTTGGGAGGCTCAATGACGTAAGGCAGCGGAGGATGTCCTGCCGGTCCGGGGCCGCCGGTCCCCCAGGACTCCGAATCCCACGCCGTCAGCGTCCCGTCCTTCGTTGCGGCTACACGGACCTTTGCGTAGGCTGAAGGACGGCATCCGGCCATCATCAATTCTCTGTCGCGGTCCAGCATCAGCCGGACCGGCGCGCCGCCCGCCATCTTGGAAAGTTGCGCCGCTTCAATGCCCCAACGGTCGGGAGAGAATTTGCTGCCAAACCCACCCCCAATGTAGTTACAGATGGTTTCAATGTTGTTGTCTTCAACGTCCACTTTCTTCAATCGCAGTCCCTGGCCCAACTGGCCGGGACCGCCGGAAACGTTCTGCGTGGATGACCAGATCCTGATCGACTTCGCATCCGGCCACTCCACCACGTTTCCGTGTGACTCCAGGCAGCAGTGAGTGATCACCGGCACACCATAAGTGCCTTCGGAGACGACGGCATCGGCATCCTGGAAGGCCTTGGCCGGGTCGCCGGCCGTCTGCTCGCCGCCCTCTTTGGTCCGGCCGGCATCCTGCGCTTTTTGCAAATCTTCGTCGCGCACCAGGTGCGGAAGCTGCTGATATTCAACCTTGATCAGGCGGACCGCGTCCTCAGCGATTTCCTCCGTTGTAGCGGCAACCACCGCAACTTCGTCCCCGGCCCATTGGATTTCATCT from the Terriglobia bacterium genome contains:
- a CDS encoding DUF1326 domain-containing protein; its protein translation is MRNVFGAGLAAFILLGLAVVPAKAAVTGDYLEVRSADVWTGPCYANSEVDLTGKQAILAWKINKGSWEGTDLSGLTVVAVVKAKATLGDPYRNPYPSESVLILDRAATSQQREALVSFVKARAGKLVDRVVRVDIAPISLEVGQGADHGTDVLKAGDLAVVKTRSLCQGDIMCGNETVYYPPLTRTNHSMPAFSEEDAFNGQGLGVVWTNRNARSAFVGTFTD
- a CDS encoding CoA-transferase, with amino-acid sequence MSKPRFLSAAEAARMIRDGDIVAVSGNGAGMTSAEAIFAAIEKRFLETGEPRGITLVHSLGLGDRGEMGANRFAHEGMLARVIAAHFTWSARIQQLIRDEKIEAYCFPGGVVQQLLREIGAGRPGLITHTGLGTFVDPRQDGGRCNRRSTSELVELMNIDGRELLRYKPFKVDVAIIRGTYADLKGNISPEEEAVDLDIYTMAMAAHNSNGTVLAQVREVVKPGTLKARSVHVPGIMVDAVVEDPAQELFYGLPYDPTISGSQRAPLKRLSNELPAKLARRIIARRAAMELRPGASVNFGFGIPGGIFGVIAEQGVEDDLWMSVEQGTHNGRMLDERLFGAARNPDALVPSVDQFDFYSGGGIDQTFLGMGEADAEGNVNVSHLGGHLVGPGGFMEIAQNAKCVVFCGAFDAQGSEVAFEGGKLRIVSPGRIQKFVKAVERITFSGQYARQKKQEVLYVTERCVFRLDAEGLRLTEIAPGIDPERDIFPYMAFRPIVDEVKQMADACFV
- a CDS encoding FAD binding domain-containing protein codes for the protein MQAFEYASPKSVQGAVKLLGSSWGGTEIMAGGTDLISAMKDGVVTPKRVVSLKNVKALDQIRTSGGLRLGALVTIRQLLDSAVRQNYPGIYQAADGVRGEQMRHMGTVGGELLQRPRDWYFRNGYGLLAQHDGKPLIPDGQNYYSAILGNSGPAYFVNPSSLAPILIALDAKVTLHGPEGQREVELSKFYQTPKSEDEREYVIKPDEILTEITVAAGGAKTATYEIREKEGLDWPLAAAAVALQMDGNTVKSARVVLGHVAPVPWPSPEAEEALNGKELSEEVADAAGKAAVSKATPLSQNGYKVQLARVAVKRALMSAAKGEA
- a CDS encoding antibiotic biosynthesis monooxygenase → MILEVAILNVRNGQESDFEAAMQAARPLIAATPGFRSIKVRRCVERPNRYLLSVTWQNLENHTVDFRKSERYQKWRDLLHHFYDPFPTVEHYGDPLDIGSEASD
- a CDS encoding enoyl-CoA hydratase/isomerase family protein; this translates as MKVEATVLYQEKKRSGGEWAEITLNRPQKGNAITLPMLDEIEGYVHGLKAAKNIRALVLRGNGRFFCTGGDIEAWGALTPNAMSNQWVLRGIQVLEMVAALPQPVIAAISGHALGGGLELALMADLRVAVKAAKLGTPEVGLGMISGWTGVCRLAEIVGVARARELTLLGSPISAEKAYEWGLLNAVADDPDTMEIQIEAWLRQIFANSGAAMALTKSLLQSMHADFSLHHAAAAGLARSTEDSREGIAAFRAKRKPVFRNR
- a CDS encoding xanthine dehydrogenase family protein molybdopterin-binding subunit, giving the protein MATCKYDWPPEGHRELIGKSIERIDGPEKSSGRAQYTYDTNPSGRLIAKLCSCPYAHAKVTSIDVSAAEKLPGVKAVLVVHPAGDEIQWAGDEVAVVAATTEEIAEDAVRLIKVEYQQLPHLVRDEDLQKAQDAGRTKEGGEQTAGDPAKAFQDADAVVSEGTYGVPVITHCCLESHGNVVEWPDAKSIRIWSSTQNVSGGPGQLGQGLRLKKVDVEDNNIETICNYIGGGFGSKFSPDRWGIEAAQLSKMAGGAPVRLMLDRDRELMMAGCRPSAYAKVRVAATKDGTLTAWDSESWGTGGPGPAGHPPLPYVIEPPNRHWKHTAVLANIGEARAWRAPNHPQGCLITMSALDDMAHKLQMDPVELLLKNVNLAPEVLRKSYTDELHKAAELADWKKNWHPRGDKTAGHVKRGMGVSMHTWGGRGHNSTCSITIRPDGSVTAQLGSQDLGTGTRTVIAISVAETLGLPVDAVKVEIGTSKYPASGASGGSTTVGGVSTSTRRGAVDARDELFAAVAPSLGAQPADLEAWNGKIQVKSDPSKSLTWKEACAKLGVKTVQTTGRNPGPCHLGDSGVGGVQIADVSVDTETGQVKVNRLVAAQDCGLIIDMKTAESQVYGALIMGVTYALFEQKVMDETLGVMLNPNMEFYKLATIGDFGEFIVHMMTGPGYDERGVIGLGEPPVISPGAAISNAVANAIGVRVPTLPLTPDKVLAALEKGEMA
- a CDS encoding MaoC family dehydratase, with the protein product MPKRQLKLKGKIAMEDAKGRQLPPGDYWFEDLHEGDWFETGRIMVTEAHIVNFAGLSGDFFDVHMDDDFARAQGFPRRVAHGLLGLALADGLKNRASVRLMVAASLGWNWQFTGPIFAGDRIGARITVIEKRLSSKGKAIVTLHLEVTQQEGRVVQKGETTLLARSKLRMAT
- a CDS encoding acetamidase/formamidase family protein, yielding MKRVARSHDSLKYTLDHRHSPVLEVEQDEPFILETEDAPSGTYRRPEDAAQLLNAWYLNYSPPKANPVTGPVYIRGAEAGDTLVVEIDKLELDEQSVTYWRPGHKPLGDSARWKELSTLTFAIGRHENGEVVLNEAVTWEDGQVRRHPLGLRFPQSPFIGTIAVAPEREVATPGLGQGSWGGNMDVRDIHPSTRILIPCYHSGALLYVGDVHACQGDTEFYGTAMETRSTVTLRCGLLKGKNKPFVRLEKQESLISLACAKPLEEAVWRASIQLMDWLMEDYGCTQRMAYLLLGVNPDFRVNVYQMAPIASLQYTAGAEILKKSIPGFH